The Mytilus galloprovincialis chromosome 4, xbMytGall1.hap1.1, whole genome shotgun sequence genome contains a region encoding:
- the LOC143072898 gene encoding nucleoplasmin-3-like isoform X2, giving the protein MDRLPSTMNEPAREYFWGITLDKENPTFTWTFEEEEEDTDYLVHTLFLKQAVLGASAVKDERNLVQIETKNFDQKELKQPLLSLTLGKNDMTSLDVSFGHEVAVVFRLVEGSGPVCLSAQQLVEYPDDRNVSQDESELECSEVEEDEEEEEESPKKVEVTKKRKASSQKSGKNKKKGKMEVSQDDSEDEDEDEEDMDEDEDESMDDEEDEEEMSSPEKSDKKKGKKEAKKDDGKAKKGGKMAKVSPKKDANSKKAKKTAKAK; this is encoded by the exons ATGGACAGACTACCCTCCACGATGAATGAACCTGCAAGAGAGTACTTTTGGG gAATTACATTAGACAAAGAAAATCCCACATTTACATGGACATttgaagaagaggaagaagataCAGATTATTTAGTTCACACCTTATTTCTTAAGCAG GCAGTTTTAGGAGCATCTGCAGTAAAAGATGAAAGAAATCTTGTACAAATAGAAACAAAGAATTTTGACCAAAAAGAATTGAAACAACCACTATTATCATTAACGCTGGGGAAAAATGATATG actagTTTAGATGTGAGTTTTGGTCATGAAGTTGCTGTAGTGTTTCGACTTGTGGAGGGTAGTGGACCAGTTTGTTTATCAGCTCAACAGTTAGTAG AATATCCAGATGATAGAAATGTTTCACAAGACGAATCAGAATTAGAATGTTCAGAAGTGGAGGAAGACgaggaagaggaagaagaatCTCCAAAGAAAGTCGAAGTCACAAAAAAGAGAAAAGCATCATCACAAAAATCTGGCAAAAACAAG aAAAAAGGGAAGATGGAAGTGAGCCAAGATGATTCAGAAGATGAG GACGAGGATGAAGAAGATATGGATGAAGATGAAGATGAAAGTATGGACGATGAGGAAGATGAAGAAGAAATGAGTAGTCCAGAAAAAAG TGATaaaaagaaagggaaaaaa GAAGCCAAGAAAGATGATGGAAAGGCAAAGAAAGGTGGAAAGATGGCCAAG
- the LOC143072898 gene encoding mitotic apparatus protein p62-like isoform X3 → MDRLPSTMNEPAREYFWGITLDKENPTFTWTFEEEEEDTDYLVHTLFLKQAVLGASAVKDERNLVQIETKNFDQKELKQPLLSLTLGKNDMTSLDVSFGHEVAVVFRLVEGSGPVCLSAQQLVEYPDDRNVSQDESELECSEVEEDEEEEEESPKKVEVTKKRKASSQKSGKNKVLKKDEDEEDMDEDEDESMDDEEDEEEMSSPEKSDKKKGKKEAKKDDGKAKKGGKMAKVSPKKDANSKKAKKTAKAK, encoded by the exons ATGGACAGACTACCCTCCACGATGAATGAACCTGCAAGAGAGTACTTTTGGG gAATTACATTAGACAAAGAAAATCCCACATTTACATGGACATttgaagaagaggaagaagataCAGATTATTTAGTTCACACCTTATTTCTTAAGCAG GCAGTTTTAGGAGCATCTGCAGTAAAAGATGAAAGAAATCTTGTACAAATAGAAACAAAGAATTTTGACCAAAAAGAATTGAAACAACCACTATTATCATTAACGCTGGGGAAAAATGATATG actagTTTAGATGTGAGTTTTGGTCATGAAGTTGCTGTAGTGTTTCGACTTGTGGAGGGTAGTGGACCAGTTTGTTTATCAGCTCAACAGTTAGTAG AATATCCAGATGATAGAAATGTTTCACAAGACGAATCAGAATTAGAATGTTCAGAAGTGGAGGAAGACgaggaagaggaagaagaatCTCCAAAGAAAGTCGAAGTCACAAAAAAGAGAAAAGCATCATCACAAAAATCTGGCAAAAACAAGGTATTAAAAAAG GACGAGGATGAAGAAGATATGGATGAAGATGAAGATGAAAGTATGGACGATGAGGAAGATGAAGAAGAAATGAGTAGTCCAGAAAAAAG TGATaaaaagaaagggaaaaaa GAAGCCAAGAAAGATGATGGAAAGGCAAAGAAAGGTGGAAAGATGGCCAAG
- the LOC143072898 gene encoding uncharacterized protein LOC143072898 isoform X1 — translation MDRLPSTMNEPAREYFWGITLDKENPTFTWTFEEEEEDTDYLVHTLFLKQAVLGASAVKDERNLVQIETKNFDQKELKQPLLSLTLGKNDMTSLDVSFGHEVAVVFRLVEGSGPVCLSAQQLVEYPDDRNVSQDESELECSEVEEDEEEEEESPKKVEVTKKRKASSQKSGKNKVLKKKKGKMEVSQDDSEDEDEDEEDMDEDEDESMDDEEDEEEMSSPEKSDKKKGKKEAKKDDGKAKKGGKMAKVSPKKDANSKKAKKTAKAK, via the exons ATGGACAGACTACCCTCCACGATGAATGAACCTGCAAGAGAGTACTTTTGGG gAATTACATTAGACAAAGAAAATCCCACATTTACATGGACATttgaagaagaggaagaagataCAGATTATTTAGTTCACACCTTATTTCTTAAGCAG GCAGTTTTAGGAGCATCTGCAGTAAAAGATGAAAGAAATCTTGTACAAATAGAAACAAAGAATTTTGACCAAAAAGAATTGAAACAACCACTATTATCATTAACGCTGGGGAAAAATGATATG actagTTTAGATGTGAGTTTTGGTCATGAAGTTGCTGTAGTGTTTCGACTTGTGGAGGGTAGTGGACCAGTTTGTTTATCAGCTCAACAGTTAGTAG AATATCCAGATGATAGAAATGTTTCACAAGACGAATCAGAATTAGAATGTTCAGAAGTGGAGGAAGACgaggaagaggaagaagaatCTCCAAAGAAAGTCGAAGTCACAAAAAAGAGAAAAGCATCATCACAAAAATCTGGCAAAAACAAGGTATTAAAAAAG aAAAAAGGGAAGATGGAAGTGAGCCAAGATGATTCAGAAGATGAG GACGAGGATGAAGAAGATATGGATGAAGATGAAGATGAAAGTATGGACGATGAGGAAGATGAAGAAGAAATGAGTAGTCCAGAAAAAAG TGATaaaaagaaagggaaaaaa GAAGCCAAGAAAGATGATGGAAAGGCAAAGAAAGGTGGAAAGATGGCCAAG
- the LOC143072898 gene encoding mitotic apparatus protein p62-like isoform X4: MDRLPSTMNEPAREYFWGITLDKENPTFTWTFEEEEEDTDYLVHTLFLKQAVLGASAVKDERNLVQIETKNFDQKELKQPLLSLTLGKNDMTSLDVSFGHEVAVVFRLVEGSGPVCLSAQQLVEYPDDRNVSQDESELECSEVEEDEEEEEESPKKVEVTKKRKASSQKSGKNKDEDEEDMDEDEDESMDDEEDEEEMSSPEKSDKKKGKKEAKKDDGKAKKGGKMAKVSPKKDANSKKAKKTAKAK, from the exons ATGGACAGACTACCCTCCACGATGAATGAACCTGCAAGAGAGTACTTTTGGG gAATTACATTAGACAAAGAAAATCCCACATTTACATGGACATttgaagaagaggaagaagataCAGATTATTTAGTTCACACCTTATTTCTTAAGCAG GCAGTTTTAGGAGCATCTGCAGTAAAAGATGAAAGAAATCTTGTACAAATAGAAACAAAGAATTTTGACCAAAAAGAATTGAAACAACCACTATTATCATTAACGCTGGGGAAAAATGATATG actagTTTAGATGTGAGTTTTGGTCATGAAGTTGCTGTAGTGTTTCGACTTGTGGAGGGTAGTGGACCAGTTTGTTTATCAGCTCAACAGTTAGTAG AATATCCAGATGATAGAAATGTTTCACAAGACGAATCAGAATTAGAATGTTCAGAAGTGGAGGAAGACgaggaagaggaagaagaatCTCCAAAGAAAGTCGAAGTCACAAAAAAGAGAAAAGCATCATCACAAAAATCTGGCAAAAACAAG GACGAGGATGAAGAAGATATGGATGAAGATGAAGATGAAAGTATGGACGATGAGGAAGATGAAGAAGAAATGAGTAGTCCAGAAAAAAG TGATaaaaagaaagggaaaaaa GAAGCCAAGAAAGATGATGGAAAGGCAAAGAAAGGTGGAAAGATGGCCAAG